The sequence below is a genomic window from bacterium 336/3.
CCCGAAAACTTTGGGGTGATTGTCAGAACTGTAGCCGAAAATGTGGAACTATCCGAAATAGAAGCTGATTTACAAAGCCTGATGCAAAAATGGCAAGAAGGTTATAAAAATCTCAAAGAGGCTATGCCTCGTGAAAAAGTAATAGGTGAGATTGGTCGCGTTTCTGCAATTTTGCGTGATATGCTTAACGATAATTTCGATAATATTGTGGTAGATGATAAACTACTTTACGAAGAAATTAGAGGCTATATCAAAAAAATTGCTCCTAAGCAAGAAAAAATTGTAAAGCTACACAATAGCAAAACTAAAATATTTGAAACTCTTGGTATAGAGAGACAACTTAAAGGACTTTTTGGCAAAACAGTACCTCTTTCGGGTGGAGGCTACCTGATTATTGAACATACAGAAGCTCTCCATGTAATTGATGTAAATAGTGGTAATAAATCTTCTTCTGAAGCAGACCAAGAAGCAACAGCTCTGAATGTAAACTTAGAGGCTGCTACTGAAATAGCCCGCCAACTCCGTATGAGAGATATGGGAGGAATCGTGGTTATTGATTTTATAGATATGAAAAAAGCTGATAATAAGCGTGTTATCTATGAAAAAATGAAAGAAGCTATGGCCGATGATAGAGCCAAACACACTATTTTACCTCTTACACGCTTTGGCTTGATGCAAGTTACACGCCAAAGAGTACGCCCAGAAGTAAATATTGCAACACTCGAAGACTGCTCAGCTTGTGGAGGCACAGGCAAAATTGGAGCAAGTATTATTGTTTCTGATTTGATAGAACAAAATTTAGAATACCTGATTCAAAAAAATAATGAAAAAGGCATTCAACTCATTGTTCATCCTTATTTATATGCTTATTTTACCAAAGGATGGTTCCGCTCCAAAAGATTTAAGTGGTTCTTCCGTTATGGTAGATGGGTAAAAATTCTTGCTGATAGCTCATTTGGAATCAATGAGTTTCGTTTTAAAAATAAGCAAGAAGAAGAAATTGAATTGTAAAAAAACCCTCTTCATGAGGGTTTTTTTATTCCTACCTTTTTATATACCCTATCTTTTAATAAAACTTTTCTGCTTTTAGATATAACTTTTCTAATAAATTTGATAAGTGTCCACTTAGAGTCCTCTATTTTTAGATTATTGTCCACTCCTAATCCTCCTTAAAAATTTGCCAATATAATTCAAGGAGCTACTTTTGTACCATGTTTTTGAAATTCATAAACGTCCGGAAGTAATATGATATTTCTAAGAACAATTAAACAATATAATCAATTTAATTTTAATTTCCTAAAGTGTACGCAGTATGAAAAATCTTAAGCAAAGTTTCCTGATTTTAGCCTCAGTAGCTACATTGTATAGCTGTAAAAAAGCTGAAACTGTCCAAGATATTCAGCCTCAGACAAATGCATCTACACAGATTGCAGATGAAGTCATGGTTTTGAATGAAAATGACTTAAACAAAGCAATTGAAGAGCAAATGAAAAACTCACAAGAAGGTCTTGATTGGAATAAGTCTCCAATTAATGTAGTTTGGAGTGCTATTCAACATTCACAAGATAAACTTCTATTTGTAGGGTACAAACCTGCTCAAGTATCAGAATTAGAGGTACAAAAACATCTTTTAGAGTCTTCTGGAAGTCGTACAACAAGTTGGACAAGTGAGAAGGGGGCTTTATTAAATCTTATCTTAGAAGAAGAAGCAAAAATTAATCCATCTGTAAAACAAGAAGATATATTAGTTTCAGAAATGGATGAACTATCTGCTATAGTT
It includes:
- a CDS encoding ribonuclease G, giving the protein MNNELIINASPEGVRIALLKEKQIVEYHVEQEGSQFVVGDIYLGVIKKLVPGMNAAFVDVGYEKDGFLHYLDLGANVRSLLKYTKEVIAKRQQSAFLKGFKLESEIDKMGKIEEVLQKNTPILVQIAKEPISTKGPRLACELSLAGRYLVLVPFSDAVSISKKIVSRDERQRLSKLVNSVKPENFGVIVRTVAENVELSEIEADLQSLMQKWQEGYKNLKEAMPREKVIGEIGRVSAILRDMLNDNFDNIVVDDKLLYEEIRGYIKKIAPKQEKIVKLHNSKTKIFETLGIERQLKGLFGKTVPLSGGGYLIIEHTEALHVIDVNSGNKSSSEADQEATALNVNLEAATEIARQLRMRDMGGIVVIDFIDMKKADNKRVIYEKMKEAMADDRAKHTILPLTRFGLMQVTRQRVRPEVNIATLEDCSACGGTGKIGASIIVSDLIEQNLEYLIQKNNEKGIQLIVHPYLYAYFTKGWFRSKRFKWFFRYGRWVKILADSSFGINEFRFKNKQEEEIEL